In the Borrelia turicatae 91E135 genome, one interval contains:
- a CDS encoding DUF3890 domain-containing protein, which yields MDSDVESSGRFGELYLKIKALLSITDEILSFEKFKNQTDLLGMILSTRGINIDTLDVNQASLLLYYYIGLSLNVPVCFVSLVLHD from the coding sequence ATGGATAGTGATGTAGAATCATCTGGAAGATTTGGGGAGCTTTACTTAAAAATTAAAGCTCTCTTAAGTATAACTGACGAAATTTTAAGTTTTGAAAAATTTAAAAATCAGACAGATCTACTTGGAATGATACTTAGTACACGTGGTATTAACATTGACACATTAGATGTTAATCAAGCGTCTCTACTGCTTTACTATTACATAGGATTGAGCTTAAACGTTCCGGTATGCTTCGTGAGTTTGGTCTTGCATGATTAA